One Lentibacillus cibarius DNA window includes the following coding sequences:
- a CDS encoding glycoside hydrolase domain-containing protein, with amino-acid sequence MNRAQLYDLIGLGILIIIPLVLVIFLNNSDQSNSPNGDQNGQEIYWGVDSASSSDKGLYQCTADNYGTPAVWGRYLGDKEDVSVGLDKEEVAFLHDKDMQILLIYNHFTDATGYDHGVEEAKKAIEYANNVNAPKGVAIFGDIEPSFPVDSAFMEGWYDTLADSKYKPGLYGVFNKGSAILEAYNAMEKEAQKNTVVWTAHPQQEPTSKSNAPDYKPQGPENAMLYGWQYGIEADKCAIDTNLFQDDMLDYLW; translated from the coding sequence ATGAACAGAGCACAACTGTATGACTTAATTGGGCTTGGCATTTTGATTATTATTCCGCTCGTCCTAGTCATTTTCCTGAACAATTCTGACCAATCCAATTCACCAAATGGCGATCAAAATGGGCAGGAAATTTACTGGGGGGTCGATTCCGCTAGCAGTTCGGATAAGGGTTTATATCAGTGTACTGCTGATAACTATGGCACTCCCGCTGTTTGGGGACGCTACCTCGGTGATAAGGAAGACGTATCGGTCGGCTTAGATAAAGAAGAAGTAGCTTTCCTCCATGACAAAGATATGCAAATCCTTCTCATTTATAACCATTTCACAGATGCCACCGGATATGACCATGGTGTTGAGGAAGCCAAAAAAGCAATAGAATACGCAAACAATGTTAACGCCCCAAAAGGTGTAGCCATTTTCGGTGATATCGAGCCTAGCTTCCCGGTTGACTCGGCCTTTATGGAAGGCTGGTATGACACACTGGCCGATTCGAAATATAAACCGGGGTTATACGGCGTTTTTAACAAAGGTAGTGCCATTCTCGAAGCCTACAACGCTATGGAGAAAGAAGCACAGAAAAACACTGTCGTATGGACCGCCCATCCACAACAAGAACCAACCTCTAAATCAAACGCTCCCGACTATAAACCGCAAGGACCGGAAAACGCCATGCTGTATGGCTGGCAATATGGAATCGAAGCCGACAAGTGTGCCATTGACACAAACCTATTCCAGGATGACATGCTCGATTATTTATGGTAA
- a CDS encoding YczE/YyaS/YitT family protein gives MRLIRAGIHFYLAGIFILTLGIALTIQSTLGAAPYDALLVGLNRTFGFTVGTWEYVVGLTMILGNALAERKRPEFFALITSFVTGAGIDTWLFLLRDIIVPVTWVGAWAALLSGIVLMALGVAIYLQSTIAPNPMDRSMLVVSRLTGWNVAFARASISIVLVVLAFLFGGEIGIGTLINATVSGLMINFFIPYVKMLKKSGFRKRGEGLASS, from the coding sequence ATGCGGCTAATTCGTGCCGGGATTCATTTTTATCTGGCGGGGATCTTTATTCTAACCTTAGGGATAGCTTTGACAATTCAATCAACGCTTGGTGCTGCGCCGTATGATGCGCTTTTGGTCGGCTTGAACCGAACGTTTGGCTTTACTGTAGGTACATGGGAATATGTTGTGGGATTGACGATGATTCTTGGTAATGCACTGGCCGAGCGGAAGAGACCGGAGTTTTTTGCTTTAATTACCTCATTTGTGACGGGAGCGGGGATTGACACCTGGTTGTTCTTACTTCGCGATATTATTGTGCCGGTTACGTGGGTTGGCGCATGGGCTGCCTTGCTGTCGGGGATTGTATTGATGGCGCTGGGGGTAGCCATTTACCTACAGTCAACAATCGCACCAAATCCCATGGATCGTTCCATGTTGGTTGTGTCGAGGTTGACCGGATGGAACGTTGCCTTCGCAAGAGCATCAATCAGTATCGTTTTAGTCGTGCTGGCATTTCTGTTTGGTGGCGAAATTGGCATCGGCACACTCATTAATGCTACCGTATCAGGGTTAATGATCAATTTCTTTATACCTTATGTAAAAATGTTAAAAAAAAGCGGCTTCCGGAAACGTGGTGAAGGTTTGGCGTCGTCCTGA
- a CDS encoding small acid-soluble spore protein P → MGGKPKGPKQQKQPDLPQSPKQPYGEPLQGSHKVKQRNHSRQNQKSDHDM, encoded by the coding sequence ATGGGTGGAAAACCTAAAGGACCAAAACAGCAGAAACAGCCAGACTTGCCGCAAAGTCCGAAACAGCCATATGGCGAACCACTACAAGGCTCACACAAAGTTAAGCAGCGGAATCATTCGCGGCAAAACCAAAAATCAGATCATGATATGTAA
- a CDS encoding NERD domain-containing protein produces the protein MCSALIVKPHDYPLEVLKTEALNRRLVAHHSRKKEVKRKAKNLRAGYNGEKSLDFHLGFLQDESYRILHHLRIRDANECFQMDTTIISPQFILINDAKNISGTVIYDEFGQAIRISKAGEEENLGNHIEQVNLQHLRLLRWMRNHDFPAIPIEKLVTHNNSNTIIKNITNNKAVSDTIIYKEQLLTKIEEFADKHNAPVFTEEQLQHLAALLIDAHTPKEVDLLNKFGMKCEEILRGVFCPECGALPMKRTKAKWICRQCGETSKDAHIPALQDYCLLFGNKIRNREARKFLMVDDIYVTQRLLKKEQLETVGTTRDRQYILRF, from the coding sequence TTGTGTTCCGCACTCATAGTAAAACCCCACGATTACCCGCTGGAAGTATTGAAAACAGAAGCATTAAACCGGCGATTGGTTGCACATCATAGTAGAAAGAAGGAAGTTAAGCGAAAGGCAAAAAATCTCCGTGCCGGTTATAACGGTGAAAAATCACTGGACTTCCATTTAGGATTCCTCCAAGATGAATCTTATCGTATCCTCCACCATTTACGTATCCGCGATGCAAATGAATGCTTTCAGATGGACACCACCATCATCTCGCCGCAATTTATATTGATTAATGATGCGAAAAACATATCCGGAACTGTCATATATGATGAATTTGGCCAAGCCATTCGTATATCAAAAGCTGGTGAAGAAGAAAATCTCGGCAATCATATAGAACAGGTAAATTTGCAGCATTTACGTCTTTTGCGCTGGATGAGGAATCACGATTTTCCCGCCATTCCCATTGAAAAATTGGTTACCCACAACAATTCCAACACCATTATAAAAAATATCACCAACAATAAGGCTGTTTCGGATACTATTATCTATAAGGAACAGTTACTTACAAAAATCGAGGAATTCGCGGACAAACACAATGCGCCAGTATTTACCGAGGAACAGCTTCAACATTTAGCTGCCTTACTGATTGACGCGCATACGCCGAAAGAGGTTGATCTGTTAAACAAGTTTGGAATGAAGTGTGAAGAAATTTTACGCGGTGTCTTTTGCCCGGAATGCGGTGCACTGCCGATGAAACGTACAAAAGCGAAATGGATTTGCCGCCAGTGCGGGGAAACATCGAAGGATGCGCATATCCCGGCATTGCAAGACTACTGCTTGTTATTCGGTAACAAAATCAGAAATCGTGAAGCGAGAAAATTTTTGATGGTGGATGATATATATGTTACACAGCGATTATTGAAAAAGGAACAGCTGGAAACAGTGGGAACGACGCGGGATAGACAGTATATTTTACGCTTTTAG
- a CDS encoding ABC transporter ATP-binding protein codes for METTSIKLANLAKTYRKHEAVKHINLEVQKGELFGFLGPNGAGKTTTIKMLTGLLEPTSGSAEIKGVDIWKHPIDAKKKIAYVPDQPNIYPKLTGWDYLEFVASVFQIPKSDFQSKAKELLQVFSLTEQANDLIESYSHGMKQKIAICGALVSEPDVLFMDEPTVGLDPKSARSLKNLLRELCNHGMTVFLSTHILEIAEQMCDRVGIIFEGDIIALGTMDELRSGGHADQSLEDIFLELTGGEDQQAIISEITDDGDAT; via the coding sequence ATGGAAACAACATCAATTAAATTGGCCAATTTGGCTAAAACATATAGAAAACATGAAGCCGTTAAGCATATAAATCTCGAGGTTCAAAAAGGCGAGTTGTTCGGGTTTCTTGGGCCGAATGGTGCTGGAAAAACGACAACCATCAAAATGTTGACGGGGCTGCTGGAGCCAACAAGCGGATCTGCTGAAATCAAGGGTGTAGACATTTGGAAGCATCCCATCGATGCAAAAAAGAAAATTGCTTATGTACCTGATCAGCCTAATATTTATCCAAAGCTGACCGGATGGGACTATCTCGAATTTGTTGCGTCTGTCTTTCAAATTCCAAAAAGTGACTTTCAATCCAAAGCGAAAGAGTTACTGCAGGTATTCAGTTTGACGGAACAGGCAAATGACTTGATTGAAAGCTATTCGCACGGAATGAAGCAAAAAATTGCGATTTGCGGTGCGCTTGTTTCTGAACCGGACGTACTGTTTATGGATGAGCCGACAGTTGGACTGGACCCGAAAAGTGCACGCAGTCTGAAAAACCTGCTTCGTGAACTTTGTAATCACGGGATGACGGTTTTTTTATCCACGCATATTTTGGAGATTGCTGAACAGATGTGTGACCGGGTTGGGATTATTTTCGAAGGTGATATTATTGCGCTCGGCACCATGGACGAACTAAGGTCTGGTGGTCACGCTGATCAGAGTCTGGAGGATATTTTCCTGGAATTGACCGGTGGCGAGGATCAGCAGGCAATCATCAGTGAAATTACCGATGATGGTGATGCGACATGA
- a CDS encoding putative ABC transporter permease subunit has protein sequence MMKALLRNQWKIFMNTAKSQPGKNYFSYLVLFVVFAILLYWLSEGIWAVGDAITEPILAGILSYGFLLVIGFIILLGLPQVFKHLYSATDLNLLFTMPIPTRYIFWVKYLQSFAGVPLLVFILGMVPLVVYGIFIGANLLFYPVTLLVLLSVIVIGLSIAYLFNLLLVQIVPASKANEFMTVMSVLSGIFVYLLFMLPDMMNDRPLTETILAGLPLFPEWLPITWASDAIIGAAAGSISFLMPFIMILVLAVIFFLLTSTLVERGFRTGWVKLSEGSSKKRKKAAVKTSGPKLHHPVIAVGKKEWYAIKRDMREWLVFMPIVAFLVFGTLGAMSGGARLSDIQGPNEITWPVGQAVLLFLYAMFNGQIASSTIAREAKSVWILRVLPLTGKTIAFGKLWISWLLPVVLLTVIEIIIGIILGWTPWQLIIGIAMKAVITVGISGIGMWLGAIGAKYNPSNPQNRLKFGISILLLLISYVYLFIALLPYVMLIIPVEATDLAQDASQTIGGFFGMVANFVYTILSWKAASPGSVVAAGIALMLIISLGTAYLFTMMSARKIDQGIEIEMVQDTKAKPSLGKKSGSLY, from the coding sequence ATGATGAAGGCTCTGTTACGCAATCAGTGGAAAATATTTATGAATACGGCTAAGTCACAGCCTGGAAAAAACTATTTCAGCTACCTTGTGTTGTTTGTCGTATTTGCTATTCTGTTATATTGGCTGTCTGAAGGGATTTGGGCGGTTGGTGACGCGATTACAGAGCCGATTTTAGCAGGCATCCTATCCTATGGGTTTTTGCTTGTAATCGGATTTATTATTTTGCTTGGACTGCCACAAGTGTTTAAACATCTGTATTCTGCAACGGATTTGAACTTACTGTTTACAATGCCGATTCCAACAAGATACATTTTCTGGGTGAAATATTTGCAGAGTTTCGCCGGGGTACCATTATTGGTATTTATCCTCGGAATGGTGCCATTAGTCGTTTATGGTATCTTCATCGGTGCTAATTTATTGTTTTACCCGGTCACACTGCTCGTTCTGCTGTCTGTGATTGTGATTGGTTTGTCGATTGCCTATTTGTTTAATTTGCTTTTGGTACAGATTGTTCCGGCAAGTAAAGCAAATGAGTTTATGACCGTGATGAGTGTGCTATCAGGAATATTTGTTTACCTATTGTTCATGCTTCCGGATATGATGAACGACCGTCCGTTAACAGAAACCATTCTCGCTGGGCTGCCGTTGTTTCCGGAATGGCTACCGATCACGTGGGCAAGTGATGCAATTATTGGGGCGGCTGCCGGATCCATCAGCTTTCTCATGCCATTTATCATGATTCTCGTGCTGGCGGTGATTTTCTTCCTCCTGACTTCGACGCTCGTTGAACGAGGTTTCCGAACAGGATGGGTGAAGTTAAGTGAGGGTAGCAGTAAGAAACGGAAGAAAGCGGCAGTGAAAACATCCGGGCCGAAGTTGCATCATCCCGTGATTGCAGTAGGGAAAAAAGAATGGTATGCCATTAAGCGCGACATGCGCGAGTGGCTTGTGTTTATGCCGATTGTCGCATTCCTTGTGTTCGGTACCCTAGGCGCTATGTCTGGTGGGGCGCGGCTCAGTGATATCCAAGGGCCGAACGAGATAACCTGGCCGGTTGGGCAAGCTGTGTTACTGTTTCTATATGCGATGTTTAATGGGCAAATCGCGAGTTCGACGATTGCCAGAGAGGCGAAATCAGTATGGATCTTGCGCGTTCTGCCACTGACCGGCAAAACTATCGCATTCGGGAAATTGTGGATAAGCTGGTTGCTTCCTGTTGTGTTATTAACGGTGATTGAAATTATTATCGGTATTATTCTCGGATGGACACCATGGCAATTAATTATTGGTATCGCCATGAAAGCTGTTATTACGGTTGGCATTAGCGGTATCGGTATGTGGCTCGGTGCCATTGGGGCAAAATATAATCCGTCTAATCCGCAGAACCGGCTGAAATTTGGCATATCCATTCTATTGCTGCTTATCTCTTACGTGTATCTTTTCATAGCGCTACTTCCATACGTTATGCTGATTATACCGGTTGAGGCAACAGACTTAGCACAGGATGCCAGTCAAACCATTGGAGGCTTCTTTGGTATGGTGGCAAATTTTGTTTATACTATTTTGTCCTGGAAAGCAGCCAGCCCGGGGTCGGTTGTCGCTGCCGGGATTGCACTGATGCTTATCATTTCGCTCGGAACGGCTTATCTGTTTACTATGATGAGTGCTCGCAAAATTGATCAAGGAATCGAGATTGAAATGGTGCAAGATACCAAAGCCAAACCTTCACTTGGCAAAAAATCTGGAAGTTTGTATTAA
- a CDS encoding HAD family hydrolase → MLKAIMFDLDDTLIWDEKSVDEAFRASGQKATQRYGVDGEAFVQEVKGIAPKLFATYDTYEFTKMIGISPFEGLWGVFDDEGEMPAKLKSLMPGYRKDVWTKGLQAFGIDDPAFGLELAETFQSERRKQQFVYEETFHVLDELKDDYQLLMLTNGSPDLQKTKLTITPELRTYFDQIVISGAFGKGKPDSSIFNHALALLGVEKHEALMVGDNLYTDILGASESGVRSVWINHHDQAKEIIPTYEITRLQELLAVVKSCS, encoded by the coding sequence ATGCTTAAAGCAATTATGTTTGATTTGGACGATACGTTAATCTGGGATGAGAAAAGTGTTGACGAGGCATTTCGGGCTTCCGGTCAAAAGGCAACACAGCGATATGGTGTGGACGGCGAAGCTTTTGTGCAAGAAGTGAAGGGAATTGCCCCCAAGCTGTTTGCTACCTACGATACATATGAGTTTACGAAAATGATTGGCATCAGCCCGTTTGAAGGATTATGGGGTGTGTTTGATGATGAGGGGGAGATGCCTGCGAAACTGAAAAGCCTGATGCCGGGTTACCGGAAAGATGTCTGGACGAAGGGATTGCAGGCGTTCGGAATTGATGATCCGGCGTTTGGACTTGAACTTGCCGAAACATTTCAGTCCGAACGTCGTAAACAGCAGTTTGTGTATGAAGAGACATTTCACGTGCTTGATGAGTTGAAAGACGACTACCAGCTGCTCATGCTCACCAACGGGTCACCAGATTTGCAGAAAACAAAATTAACCATCACCCCGGAGCTCAGGACTTACTTTGACCAAATCGTCATCTCAGGCGCATTCGGTAAAGGTAAGCCGGATTCATCGATTTTTAACCATGCGTTAGCGTTGCTGGGCGTTGAAAAACACGAAGCATTAATGGTGGGGGATAATTTATATACGGATATTTTGGGCGCATCCGAATCCGGCGTGCGATCTGTTTGGATCAATCACCACGATCAAGCAAAAGAAATCATCCCAACGTATGAAATAACTCGTTTACAAGAGCTTTTGGCAGTTGTAAAAAGCTGTTCCTGA
- a CDS encoding DUF3888 domain-containing protein, whose protein sequence is MSLKHIVVFMSLLTVFMPYTVHAEEQTPSTAEEFDIDLTGYQQYPFSSFYQLGNEITPLAQIYFGIIQKEQTWMENPRMYIKGNKGYVHLWKEDGTNVLYHIQKRENGMWEIMKVNRKKIDRIPVPKKLLKEALIERLIKPISQAIDDYYGESKLWYRGLEKVLEIKKDEQNHRFTVTVQVQTFEGPHNPPYGEETITFSLKGDEAKVVNFDHRDIPKKEWAKKLQLR, encoded by the coding sequence GTGAGTCTAAAACATATTGTCGTTTTCATGAGTTTATTAACAGTTTTTATGCCCTATACAGTTCATGCAGAGGAACAGACTCCTAGTACAGCTGAGGAATTTGACATTGATTTGACAGGGTATCAGCAATATCCCTTTAGCTCGTTCTATCAATTAGGAAACGAAATTACGCCACTTGCCCAAATATACTTTGGGATTATTCAAAAAGAGCAAACGTGGATGGAGAATCCCAGGATGTATATTAAGGGGAACAAGGGGTATGTTCACTTATGGAAAGAAGATGGGACAAACGTACTTTATCATATACAAAAGCGGGAAAATGGTATGTGGGAAATAATGAAAGTAAACCGAAAGAAAATTGATAGGATTCCCGTACCCAAAAAATTGCTTAAAGAGGCGTTGATTGAACGTTTGATTAAGCCAATCAGTCAAGCTATTGATGATTATTATGGTGAATCAAAACTTTGGTATCGAGGCTTAGAAAAGGTTCTTGAAATTAAAAAAGACGAACAGAATCATAGGTTTACTGTGACCGTTCAAGTTCAAACGTTTGAAGGTCCGCATAATCCACCTTATGGTGAAGAAACCATTACATTCAGCCTAAAAGGTGATGAGGCCAAGGTGGTTAATTTTGACCATCGGGATATCCCAAAGAAAGAATGGGCGAAAAAATTACAATTAAGGTAA
- a CDS encoding putative bifunctional diguanylate cyclase/phosphodiesterase has protein sequence MDYQAELDKVEKKLRDIELALNESSIVAITDRHGVITFANDQFCQVSKYSREELVGSKQRIVNSGHHSREFFKEMWRTIGTGNVWKGEIKNKAKDGSIYWVDTTIVPFLNDNGKPYQYIAIRHNITKRKQYEENIAHLAYYDPLTSLPNRNLLSKWIKEQAGNDHKNVAVLFLDIDRFKSINDNYGHHVGDFLLREVAIRLKNSLRHSDFISRQGGDEFIIFLNEVSSKQTISEIVNKIITQIRLPYHIQNQRITTSVSIGISIGSLRDQQDDYTKDIETLIKQADTALYHAKAKGGNTYCFNTANQNMKVNRYYQIEQELRKPILYEQLSVVYQPLINLKNNKIVGAEALLRWHHPQLGNVTPIEFIPLLEELGLIIPVGKWVLRSVCNQMKQWQDTGVFLERVSVNVSPLQFQNSDFLLDVKQVLAETAMDPHLLEIEITENALLNINESLNTLLALKELGIHISIDDFGTGYSSLSYLKELPIDTLKIDKSFIQSLNIDGEILVNTIINMGKNLNHTVLAEGIETKDQMAYLKNQHCHEGQGYYWSKPVNSEEIVKLKMLEDGSTFEKDAHY, from the coding sequence ATGGACTACCAGGCGGAATTGGATAAAGTAGAGAAAAAGCTGCGCGATATTGAGTTGGCTTTAAATGAATCCTCTATTGTTGCTATTACAGACAGGCATGGCGTAATTACATTTGCCAACGATCAATTTTGCCAAGTCTCCAAATATAGCCGGGAAGAATTGGTTGGAAGCAAACAGCGTATTGTCAATTCCGGTCACCATAGCAGAGAATTTTTTAAAGAAATGTGGCGGACCATCGGAACAGGAAATGTGTGGAAAGGTGAAATCAAAAACAAAGCCAAAGATGGGTCCATTTACTGGGTGGATACTACCATTGTTCCATTTTTAAACGACAATGGAAAACCATATCAGTATATCGCGATACGCCATAATATTACTAAACGAAAACAGTACGAGGAAAATATAGCCCATTTAGCATACTATGATCCGCTCACATCACTACCAAATCGTAATCTATTAAGTAAATGGATCAAAGAACAAGCAGGTAACGATCATAAAAATGTTGCTGTCCTTTTTTTGGATATCGACCGTTTCAAATCAATTAATGATAACTACGGACATCATGTTGGCGATTTTCTCCTGCGAGAAGTAGCTATTCGGTTAAAGAATTCACTGCGTCACTCAGATTTTATATCACGTCAAGGCGGCGACGAATTTATTATTTTTCTTAATGAGGTTAGTAGCAAGCAGACCATTTCCGAAATTGTAAACAAAATTATTACACAAATTAGACTACCCTACCACATTCAGAATCAGCGAATAACTACAAGTGTGAGTATCGGAATAAGTATTGGTAGCCTGCGCGATCAACAGGACGATTACACGAAAGATATTGAAACACTAATCAAGCAGGCTGATACAGCTTTATACCATGCAAAAGCAAAAGGTGGCAATACGTACTGTTTTAATACGGCTAATCAAAATATGAAAGTGAATCGGTATTATCAAATCGAACAGGAATTACGAAAACCGATATTATATGAACAGCTATCAGTTGTTTACCAGCCGCTAATCAACTTGAAGAACAATAAAATAGTTGGTGCCGAAGCGTTATTACGATGGCATCACCCGCAATTGGGAAATGTCACGCCTATAGAATTCATTCCATTGCTGGAAGAATTAGGATTGATTATTCCTGTAGGGAAATGGGTTTTGAGAAGTGTATGTAACCAAATGAAACAATGGCAAGATACGGGTGTTTTTTTGGAGAGAGTGTCTGTCAATGTTTCACCATTACAATTCCAAAACAGCGATTTTTTGCTTGATGTGAAACAAGTGTTAGCAGAAACAGCGATGGATCCCCATTTACTCGAAATTGAAATTACAGAGAATGCGCTTTTAAACATTAATGAATCTTTAAACACGCTATTAGCATTAAAAGAGTTAGGAATTCACATTTCGATTGATGACTTTGGCACCGGTTATTCTTCGTTAAGTTATTTAAAAGAATTACCTATTGATACACTAAAAATTGACAAGTCCTTCATCCAGAGTCTCAATATTGATGGCGAAATCCTAGTCAATACCATTATTAACATGGGTAAAAACTTAAATCACACGGTACTCGCGGAAGGAATAGAGACCAAAGATCAAATGGCCTACCTAAAGAACCAACATTGCCATGAAGGTCAGGGGTATTACTGGAGTAAACCAGTAAATAGTGAGGAAATAGTAAAATTGAAAATGCTTGAGGACGGTTCCACGTTTGAAAAAGACGCTCATTATTAG
- the serA gene encoding phosphoglycerate dehydrogenase: MFHILVADPISKEGLDVLQQNPNVTVTEDTNLSPDELESRIGQFDGLLVRSQTKVTRPIIEKASKLKIIGRAGVGVDNIDLDAATEQGIIVVNAPNGNTNSAAEHTMAMTMALSRQIPQAHVSLQNGKWDRKKYVGVELKGKTLGIIGLGRIGTEVAYRAKGQRMDVIAYDPFLTEEKAEQMGVTYGTLEEVLQESDYITVHTPLLKETRHMIDANAFSRMKDGVHIINCARGGIIEEEALYDAIVSGKVAGAAIDVLEEEPFQDHKLLTLPEVIATPHLGASTVEAQENVAIDVCHDIISHLTGDTAKNPVNIPSVPSNILSQIEPYFHLAEKLGMFLIHLTEDVPEEVNIYYSGELSDVKMAPITRNAVKGLLKRHLGTHVNDVNALYFADRKGITINESRTSTAKGFTNLLSVEVKTKSGVRRVAGTLLNGLGPRIVRVDQYSVDVMPEGHLVVIHHQDLPGVIGKMGSLLSKYQINIATMQVDRSDIGGNAIMILTIDKYLEKDELAGLKQLEEIIDVTAVDL; encoded by the coding sequence TTGTTTCATATATTGGTAGCAGACCCGATTAGTAAAGAAGGACTGGACGTTTTACAGCAAAATCCGAACGTAACGGTTACAGAGGATACGAACTTATCGCCGGACGAACTGGAAAGCCGTATCGGCCAATTCGATGGACTGCTGGTCAGAAGCCAGACAAAAGTGACACGTCCCATTATTGAAAAGGCGTCCAAATTGAAAATCATTGGCAGAGCCGGTGTAGGCGTCGATAACATTGACTTGGATGCAGCAACAGAACAGGGGATCATCGTTGTCAACGCACCAAACGGCAACACAAACTCGGCAGCGGAGCACACCATGGCCATGACAATGGCACTTTCCAGACAAATACCACAGGCGCACGTGTCGTTGCAGAATGGCAAGTGGGACCGGAAAAAATATGTCGGCGTCGAACTAAAAGGCAAAACCCTTGGTATCATCGGACTCGGCCGTATCGGTACTGAAGTCGCCTATCGAGCAAAGGGACAACGGATGGACGTCATAGCCTATGATCCCTTCCTTACTGAAGAAAAGGCCGAACAGATGGGGGTTACATACGGTACACTGGAAGAGGTTTTACAAGAATCAGACTACATTACCGTACACACCCCTTTATTAAAAGAAACCCGACATATGATTGATGCAAACGCATTTTCCCGAATGAAAGACGGCGTCCACATCATCAATTGTGCTCGTGGTGGCATTATTGAGGAAGAGGCTTTATACGATGCGATTGTTTCCGGAAAAGTAGCCGGCGCCGCTATTGATGTGCTGGAAGAAGAACCCTTCCAGGATCACAAACTTCTAACACTGCCGGAAGTAATAGCCACGCCGCACCTTGGCGCTAGTACAGTGGAGGCACAAGAAAATGTAGCCATTGACGTTTGCCATGATATTATCAGCCATCTGACAGGTGACACAGCGAAAAATCCTGTTAATATACCGTCTGTACCAAGTAATATTCTCAGTCAGATTGAGCCATACTTTCATCTAGCTGAAAAACTTGGTATGTTCCTCATCCACTTAACGGAAGATGTACCGGAAGAAGTGAACATCTATTATTCTGGTGAATTATCGGATGTTAAAATGGCGCCGATTACTCGCAATGCTGTAAAAGGCCTGCTAAAACGGCATCTTGGCACCCATGTGAATGACGTGAACGCCCTATATTTTGCTGACAGAAAAGGTATAACGATTAATGAAAGTAGAACATCAACCGCTAAAGGCTTTACTAATCTGCTAAGCGTTGAGGTAAAAACCAAATCCGGTGTACGCCGTGTCGCCGGCACACTGCTGAATGGACTTGGACCGCGCATCGTCCGTGTTGATCAGTACAGTGTGGACGTTATGCCTGAGGGGCATCTTGTCGTCATCCATCACCAGGATCTGCCAGGCGTCATCGGAAAAATGGGTAGCCTTTTGTCTAAATATCAGATTAACATTGCTACTATGCAAGTGGATCGTTCCGATATTGGCGGCAATGCAATTATGATTCTAACCATTGATAAATATTTAGAAAAAGATGAATTAGCCGGACTAAAACAACTGGAAGAAATCATTGACGTGACAGCGGTTGACCTTTGA